The Paenalcaligenes faecalis genome has a window encoding:
- the tadA gene encoding tRNA adenosine(34) deaminase TadA: MQKHDSALSFNEQVAPIFSTSDHIAMQLALQLAQRAWQHGEVPVGAVVLDAQGQLIGQGFNQVILGHDPSLHAELVALRQATAQAKNYRLPGAQLFVTLEPCVMCLGAMFHARISRIVYAAPDPKTGACGSLLCLHHNQQLNHHTQVQSGLLQDQAAQLLRDFFKERRALAKQKRLSL; encoded by the coding sequence ATGCAAAAACATGATAGTGCGCTCAGTTTTAACGAGCAAGTAGCCCCTATTTTTTCCACCTCGGATCACATCGCTATGCAATTAGCGCTACAATTAGCGCAGCGAGCTTGGCAACACGGAGAGGTGCCAGTAGGTGCTGTAGTGTTAGATGCCCAAGGACAACTTATTGGGCAGGGCTTTAATCAAGTGATTCTGGGGCACGACCCAAGCCTACACGCCGAACTCGTCGCCTTACGCCAAGCCACAGCTCAAGCAAAGAACTATCGTTTACCGGGGGCGCAACTATTTGTGACTCTTGAGCCCTGTGTGATGTGCTTAGGGGCGATGTTCCATGCACGAATTTCCCGTATTGTGTACGCAGCTCCAGACCCAAAAACAGGAGCTTGCGGTAGTTTATTGTGTTTGCACCACAATCAGCAGTTAAATCATCACACGCAAGTACAATCCGGATTGCTCCAAGACCAAGCCGCGCAGTTATTACGTGATTTTTTCAAAGAGCGCCGAGCTCTTGCCAAACAAAAAAGACTTTCTTTATGA
- a CDS encoding LD-carboxypeptidase: protein MTMDHHHHDCAEHGCTSHEPSSIYIISSSSAVENASQLHLAQKNLSALGWQVQIDEDACAVSQRFAGTDQQRLDAIHRAVHQTSPIVLSSRGGYGLSRLLPAINWQAIAESGKRFVGHSDFTAFNLALLAQTGAISYAGPCAAFDFGVVEPDDLTLDLFHEAMTDQLEVLSFESENSDAVDARGILWGGNLAMLCSLLGTPYFPQIEGGILFIEDIGEHPYRIERYLAQLWQAGILQKQQAIVLGQFTGYSLAEHDRGYDLQAVISWLRATVRVPVVLNLPYGHVPLKATLPVGKKIGIATEDDMAYLVIEEHH, encoded by the coding sequence ATGACAATGGATCACCACCATCACGATTGTGCTGAGCATGGCTGTACGAGCCATGAACCAAGCAGTATTTATATTATTTCTTCATCCAGTGCCGTAGAAAATGCGTCTCAATTGCACTTAGCGCAAAAAAACTTGTCGGCTTTGGGTTGGCAGGTTCAGATAGACGAGGATGCGTGCGCTGTTTCTCAGCGTTTTGCTGGTACAGATCAACAGCGTCTTGATGCCATTCATCGTGCTGTGCATCAGACAAGCCCCATTGTGTTATCAAGCCGCGGTGGTTATGGCCTGAGTCGTCTCTTACCCGCAATTAATTGGCAAGCGATAGCAGAGAGTGGCAAACGGTTTGTAGGTCATAGCGACTTCACCGCTTTTAACTTGGCACTATTAGCTCAGACAGGTGCGATTAGCTATGCAGGACCATGTGCGGCCTTTGATTTTGGTGTGGTTGAGCCGGATGATTTGACTCTGGATTTATTTCATGAGGCGATGACAGATCAACTGGAAGTGCTCAGTTTTGAGTCCGAAAACTCAGATGCTGTGGATGCGCGCGGTATATTATGGGGCGGTAATTTGGCGATGCTTTGCTCTTTGTTGGGCACACCTTATTTCCCCCAAATAGAGGGTGGTATTTTATTTATCGAAGATATTGGCGAGCATCCTTATCGTATTGAGCGCTATTTAGCACAGTTGTGGCAAGCAGGTATATTACAAAAGCAACAAGCGATTGTATTAGGCCAATTCACAGGCTACAGTTTGGCTGAGCATGATCGAGGCTATGATTTACAAGCCGTCATCAGTTGGCTGCGAGCCACTGTTCGTGTACCTGTGGTATTGAATTTACCTTATGGACATGTGCCTCTTAAAGCCACATTGCCCGTCGGTAAGAAAATTGGTATTGCTACCGAAGACGACATGGCTTATTTAGTCATCGAAGAACATCACTAA
- a CDS encoding ABC-F family ATPase, producing the protein MISTSNLTIQFGPKPLFENVNAKFGGGNRYGLIGANGSGKSTLMKIIGGDLEASSGSVSLDPGVRLGKLRQDQFAFEDKTVLDVVLMGHTEMWQAMTERDEIYANLEATEEDYMRAAELESVFAEYDGYTAQARAGELLLGLEIPTEQHHILMSEMAPGWKLRVLLAQALFSNPDVLLLDEPTNNLDINTIRWLEDVLNSYDSTMIIISHDRHFLNQVCTHMADLDYGELRVYPGNYDDYMLASAQARERLTQANAKAKERIGELQDFVRRFSANKSKARQATSRIKQIDRIKADTVEVKPSSRQNPYIRFEQSKPLHRLAVSTEVLTKSFDRPIIQNLNLAVEAGERIAIVGANGVGKTTLLRLLQGDLAADSGKVTWAENADIGYMAQDVSDQFAVDSTLFDWLLDYRQPGDDDQALRSVLGRLLFSNDDIRKQVSVLSGGEKNRLSFGRLMLSRNNVLMMDEPTNHLDMESIESLQIALEKYAGTLIFVSHDREFVSGVASRIIEVFPDGKLVDYVGSYDDYLAYRDSQQS; encoded by the coding sequence GTGATTTCAACTTCTAATTTGACCATTCAATTTGGTCCTAAACCGCTATTTGAAAATGTAAACGCCAAGTTTGGTGGCGGTAACCGTTATGGCTTAATCGGCGCCAATGGCTCAGGTAAATCCACATTAATGAAAATTATTGGTGGTGATCTGGAGGCTTCTTCGGGCAGTGTGTCCTTAGATCCAGGTGTACGTTTAGGTAAATTACGCCAAGATCAGTTCGCTTTTGAAGACAAAACCGTGCTTGATGTGGTGTTAATGGGCCACACCGAAATGTGGCAAGCGATGACTGAGCGTGATGAGATTTACGCCAATCTCGAAGCCACCGAAGAAGACTACATGCGTGCTGCAGAGCTAGAAAGTGTATTTGCTGAGTATGATGGATACACTGCCCAAGCGCGTGCCGGGGAACTCTTGCTTGGCTTAGAAATACCCACAGAGCAACACCATATACTCATGAGTGAGATGGCTCCGGGTTGGAAGTTACGGGTATTATTAGCTCAAGCCCTATTTTCAAACCCAGACGTGCTGCTCTTAGACGAGCCAACCAACAACTTGGATATTAATACCATTCGTTGGCTAGAGGACGTATTGAATAGCTATGACAGCACAATGATTATCATTAGTCATGATCGTCACTTTTTAAATCAGGTATGTACGCACATGGCTGACTTAGATTATGGCGAGTTACGTGTATACCCGGGGAATTACGATGATTATATGTTGGCATCCGCTCAGGCGCGCGAACGCCTAACACAGGCAAATGCCAAAGCCAAAGAACGCATTGGTGAGCTTCAGGATTTCGTACGTCGATTTTCTGCTAATAAATCTAAGGCGCGTCAGGCAACGTCACGTATTAAACAAATTGATCGTATTAAAGCGGACACGGTAGAGGTAAAACCGTCCTCTCGTCAAAACCCCTATATTCGTTTTGAGCAGTCCAAGCCATTGCATCGTTTAGCTGTCAGCACAGAGGTACTCACAAAATCATTTGATCGTCCTATTATTCAGAATCTGAATTTAGCGGTAGAGGCCGGGGAGCGTATCGCGATTGTGGGAGCCAATGGGGTAGGTAAAACGACATTGTTACGTTTGTTACAAGGTGATTTAGCGGCTGACTCGGGTAAAGTAACTTGGGCTGAAAATGCTGATATTGGCTATATGGCACAGGACGTATCCGATCAGTTTGCAGTAGATAGCACCTTGTTTGATTGGTTATTGGATTACCGTCAACCCGGTGATGATGACCAGGCATTGCGTTCGGTTTTAGGTCGTTTACTTTTCTCTAACGATGACATCAGAAAGCAAGTGAGTGTTTTGTCTGGCGGAGAGAAAAACCGGTTAAGTTTTGGTCGTTTGATGTTGTCGCGCAATAATGTGTTGATGATGGATGAACCAACAAACCACTTAGATATGGAGTCCATCGAGTCCTTACAAATTGCCCTAGAGAAATACGCCGGCACATTGATTTTTGTTTCTCATGACCGTGAGTTTGTTTCTGGGGTGGCTTCACGTATTATTGAGGTATTCCCAGATGGCAAATTAGTGGACTATGTGGGTTCTTATGATGATTACTTAGCGTATCGCGATAGCCAGCAATCTTAA
- a CDS encoding IMPACT family protein — MLYQLDGFFQHEEDIKKSRFLALAGPANTAAEAMFFLEQHSVPEATHNCWAYKIGDEYRFNDDGEPGGTAGRPMLQAIEGQDCDRVVVLVIRWFGGVKLGTGGLIRAYGGVAASCLRLAPKSPIIALQTIQCSCEYSDSDRVRSRFAQYKAQMLSENFGATGVEWLLALPLDEVDAFEQTFTNLTSGQGFWSKLDQTDSQALIEP, encoded by the coding sequence ATGCTTTATCAATTGGACGGTTTTTTTCAACACGAGGAAGACATCAAGAAAAGTCGGTTTTTAGCATTAGCTGGGCCGGCTAATACCGCGGCAGAGGCGATGTTTTTTCTAGAGCAACACAGTGTGCCAGAGGCTACGCATAACTGTTGGGCTTATAAAATCGGCGATGAATACCGTTTTAATGATGATGGTGAGCCAGGCGGTACGGCAGGCCGCCCTATGTTGCAAGCAATAGAGGGTCAAGATTGCGATAGGGTGGTCGTGTTGGTAATACGCTGGTTTGGTGGGGTTAAATTAGGAACGGGTGGCTTAATTCGGGCCTATGGTGGCGTGGCAGCCTCTTGCTTACGATTGGCTCCTAAAAGCCCTATTATCGCACTACAAACCATCCAATGTTCGTGTGAGTACAGTGACAGCGATAGAGTACGTTCGCGTTTTGCACAGTATAAAGCACAGATGCTTTCTGAGAACTTTGGCGCTACTGGGGTAGAGTGGCTGCTAGCCTTACCCCTAGATGAAGTGGATGCGTTTGAACAAACGTTTACAAACCTGACCAGTGGGCAAGGGTTTTGGTCTAAATTAGATCAGACGGATAGCCAAGCACTTATCGAACCATAA
- a CDS encoding IS3 family transposase (programmed frameshift): MAKYSAELKLYLVKSYASGQLGLSEIHEEFGVPNRMLLNWYQRFKYHGIEAFSKKHSHYDADFKLRVLNHQQTHQLSAHETVAFFNIRGGSGVVSRWRRQYDLGGIRALEPKPKGRKSTMNQPNKKDRTAGTPEQKRIKELEEKLLYLEAENAYFKKARCLTSEKRTSKKSKSLTQEKARVVAELRQKYSLNLLLGIAQLSRSTFYYHLAKQRVVDPLTTLKVKIQALYHRHKGRYGYRRITAALRHLGEVVNHKKVQRLMQQLGLKSIVRVKKYRSYRGQEGRIAPHLLQRQFDASGPNQKWVTDVTEFKVAGEKLYLSPMMDLYNGEIVAHEMSLRPALRFVTQMVEKAKKGLKKEDKPLVHSDQGWHYQNRAYQTLLIERGLTQSMSRRGNCLDNAVIESFFGTLKSELFHLQKWQSVEQLKKAIDEYIYYYNHERIKLKLKGLSPVQYRIQSLTTQ, encoded by the exons ATGGCTAAATATAGTGCAGAACTTAAGCTCTATCTTGTAAAAAGTTATGCGTCAGGGCAGCTTGGTCTCTCTGAAATACATGAAGAGTTTGGCGTACCAAATCGAATGCTCTTAAACTGGTACCAACGCTTTAAGTATCATGGGATCGAGGCATTTTCTAAGAAACATAGTCACTATGATGCAGATTTCAAACTTCGTGTGTTAAATCACCAGCAAACTCATCAGTTGAGTGCGCATGAAACGGTTGCTTTTTTTAATATTCGAGGTGGCTCAGGGGTAGTCAGTCGGTGGCGTCGGCAGTATGATTTAGGTGGAATCAGAGCGCTTGAGCCTAAGCCTAAAGGACGCAAATCAACGATGAATCAACCCAATAAAAAAGACCGGACGGCGGGAACGCCCGAACAAAAACGCATTAAAGAGCTTGAGGAAAAGCTTTTGTATTTAGAAGCGGAGAATGCCTACT TTAAAAAAGCTCGATGCCTTACTTCAGAAAAAAGAACAAGCAAAAAAAGCAAATCTCTTACCCAAGAAAAAGCGCGTGTAGTGGCTGAATTAAGGCAAAAATATAGTTTAAATTTACTGCTAGGTATTGCACAGTTATCTCGCAGTACCTTTTATTACCACTTAGCTAAACAGCGGGTGGTGGACCCGCTCACAACCTTAAAAGTGAAGATTCAAGCGCTTTACCACCGTCATAAAGGGCGCTACGGCTATCGCCGTATTACGGCGGCATTACGTCATTTAGGTGAAGTGGTAAATCATAAAAAGGTGCAACGCTTGATGCAGCAACTCGGCTTAAAGTCGATTGTTCGGGTGAAGAAATACCGCTCGTATCGCGGCCAAGAAGGACGCATTGCGCCCCATTTGTTACAGCGTCAGTTTGATGCCTCTGGGCCCAATCAAAAATGGGTAACGGATGTGACCGAGTTTAAGGTAGCAGGAGAAAAGCTGTACCTATCCCCGATGATGGATTTATATAATGGGGAAATTGTTGCGCATGAAATGAGTCTGCGCCCCGCTCTTCGGTTCGTGACTCAAATGGTGGAAAAAGCAAAGAAAGGACTTAAAAAAGAAGATAAGCCACTGGTTCATAGTGATCAAGGTTGGCACTATCAAAACCGTGCGTATCAGACACTTTTAATCGAACGGGGACTGACACAGAGCATGTCTCGCCGAGGAAACTGCTTGGATAATGCCGTCATAGAAAGCTTCTTTGGTACCTTAAAATCCGAATTATTCCATCTGCAAAAATGGCAATCGGTAGAGCAGCTTAAAAAAGCAATTGATGAGTATATTTACTATTACAATCACGAACGGATTAAACTAAAACTAAAAGGACTGAGTCCGGTGCAATACCGAATTCAGTCCTTAACTACCCAGTAA
- the trxA gene encoding thioredoxin yields the protein MSTIELTQDTFQAAVEGDKPLIIDFWAPWCGPCQQFGPTYEAVSAKHEDMTFAKVNTEEEQDLAAAMRIRSIPTIMVFREKVLLFQHSGALSESQLEELITQVKAVNMEEVHAEIAQKSKEA from the coding sequence ATGAGCACCATTGAACTCACTCAGGACACCTTCCAAGCCGCCGTCGAAGGCGACAAGCCCTTAATCATCGATTTTTGGGCTCCTTGGTGTGGCCCTTGTCAGCAGTTCGGCCCTACCTACGAAGCCGTCTCAGCTAAACACGAAGACATGACCTTCGCTAAAGTCAACACCGAAGAAGAGCAAGACTTAGCCGCAGCCATGCGTATCCGCTCTATCCCCACTATCATGGTTTTCCGTGAAAAAGTGTTGCTATTCCAACATTCCGGTGCGCTCTCCGAGTCACAACTTGAGGAATTAATCACTCAGGTAAAAGCCGTTAATATGGAAGAAGTTCACGCCGAAATTGCACAAAAAAGCAAAGAAGCCTAA
- a CDS encoding NCS2 family permease, protein MFERFFKLNEHGTNVKTEIMAGITTFLTMSYIIIVNPSILSTTGMDYGAVFVATCLAAVVGTLVMAFVANWPIGMAPGMGLNAFFAFTVVAVLGYSWQQALGAVFISGVIFLILTATGIRSWIIEGIPRSLRAAIAAGIGLFLGIIAMMNAGIVIAHPVTKVTIGDLTQPAALFAILGFLIITSLDALKVRGAILIGILAVTAIATITGHNEYQGIFSMPPSIAPTFMQLDIIGALHMGLAHVILVLVLVEVFDATGTMLGVAKRANLISETNPGRLGRALFADSTAIVAGSMIGTSSTTAYVESASGVQAGGRTGLTALTIALCFLLALFFSPLAKMVPAYATAPALLYVAGLMLREVADIDWSDMTEAAPAALTALTMPFTYSIANGLAFGFISYVAIKLTTGKLRDIHPATAIVAGLFIIKYAFFPD, encoded by the coding sequence ATGTTTGAGCGTTTTTTCAAGCTTAACGAACATGGTACTAATGTAAAAACCGAAATCATGGCGGGGATCACTACCTTTTTGACCATGTCCTACATTATTATCGTGAACCCTAGCATCCTATCAACTACTGGCATGGACTATGGGGCTGTTTTTGTGGCAACCTGCTTAGCAGCAGTAGTCGGGACCTTGGTCATGGCCTTTGTTGCTAACTGGCCCATAGGCATGGCCCCAGGTATGGGTCTTAATGCCTTTTTTGCCTTTACAGTAGTTGCCGTCCTAGGTTATAGCTGGCAACAAGCCCTGGGAGCTGTTTTTATCTCCGGGGTTATTTTTCTTATCCTAACAGCTACAGGCATTCGCTCGTGGATTATCGAAGGGATTCCTCGGTCACTACGCGCGGCTATTGCGGCGGGTATTGGCTTATTTCTTGGCATTATCGCCATGATGAATGCAGGCATTGTGATTGCACACCCTGTGACAAAAGTCACGATCGGCGATCTCACACAGCCCGCTGCACTTTTTGCTATTCTAGGCTTTCTCATCATTACGTCCTTAGATGCTCTTAAAGTTCGAGGAGCCATCCTCATCGGTATTTTGGCTGTGACCGCTATTGCTACGATCACTGGCCATAATGAATACCAAGGCATTTTCTCCATGCCACCCAGCATCGCCCCTACTTTTATGCAGCTTGATATCATCGGTGCATTACATATGGGCCTAGCTCACGTCATCTTAGTGTTGGTGCTAGTCGAGGTTTTTGATGCAACCGGTACGATGTTAGGAGTAGCCAAACGCGCCAATCTAATCTCTGAAACGAATCCAGGTCGTTTAGGTCGTGCCTTATTTGCAGATAGCACCGCTATTGTCGCTGGCTCTATGATTGGAACTAGCAGCACCACTGCCTATGTGGAAAGTGCGTCTGGTGTGCAAGCCGGAGGCCGCACTGGCTTAACGGCCTTAACCATTGCGCTTTGCTTTTTGCTTGCGTTATTTTTCTCTCCGTTAGCCAAAATGGTGCCTGCTTACGCCACCGCACCCGCCTTGTTATACGTCGCAGGACTTATGCTGCGCGAAGTCGCGGATATTGATTGGAGTGACATGACAGAGGCCGCTCCTGCTGCATTAACGGCATTAACCATGCCTTTCACTTACTCGATTGCAAATGGTTTAGCCTTTGGGTTTATCAGCTATGTGGCCATTAAACTAACCACTGGAAAACTGCGTGACATCCATCCCGCAACGGCTATTGTGGCAGGCTTATTTATTATTAAATACGCATTTTTCCCAGACTAA
- the tsaD gene encoding tRNA (adenosine(37)-N6)-threonylcarbamoyltransferase complex transferase subunit TsaD translates to MKILGYESSCDETGVAVVCTEQGLLAHGLHSQIAMHRAYGGVVPELASRDHIRRVLPLTEQVLTEAGLSLDDIDAVAYTAGPGLNGALLVGASFACSLAWAKGLPTLPVHHLEGHLLSPLLAEPAPEFPFVALLVSGGHTQIMQVDGVGQYTLLGETLDDAAGEAFDKSAKLLGLAYPGGPALSKLAEKGDVTRIQLPRPMLYSGDFDFSFSGLKTAVLTALRKMEKEQNTITDQDRADLAAATQTAIVDVLAIKSLKALKQSGLKRLVVAGGVGANCLLRTHLVTEASKMGATVYFPPIDLCTDNGAMIAFAAAMRVKHGIQTVDHNASFKVQPRWDLEAVAI, encoded by the coding sequence ATGAAAATACTTGGATATGAAAGTTCCTGTGATGAAACAGGGGTTGCTGTGGTCTGTACCGAGCAAGGTTTATTAGCGCATGGCTTACATAGCCAAATAGCGATGCATCGTGCTTATGGTGGGGTAGTCCCTGAGCTTGCCTCGCGCGATCATATTCGGCGTGTCTTGCCGCTGACGGAGCAAGTTCTAACCGAAGCAGGCCTTAGTCTTGACGATATTGATGCAGTGGCCTATACCGCGGGGCCTGGATTAAATGGGGCATTATTAGTGGGGGCTAGCTTTGCTTGTTCATTAGCCTGGGCTAAAGGGCTGCCTACACTTCCTGTGCATCACCTAGAGGGCCATTTACTTTCCCCTTTATTAGCTGAACCCGCTCCCGAGTTTCCCTTTGTGGCATTGCTGGTGTCAGGTGGACATACCCAGATTATGCAGGTGGATGGGGTGGGTCAATACACCCTATTGGGTGAAACCTTAGATGATGCGGCAGGCGAGGCCTTTGATAAAAGCGCAAAACTATTAGGTCTGGCATATCCTGGCGGGCCTGCCTTATCAAAACTGGCTGAAAAAGGGGACGTGACTCGTATTCAGCTTCCACGACCTATGTTATACAGCGGTGATTTTGATTTTAGTTTTAGTGGCTTGAAAACAGCCGTGTTAACTGCATTGCGTAAAATGGAAAAAGAGCAGAATACAATCACAGATCAAGACCGAGCAGATTTGGCTGCTGCTACACAAACCGCCATTGTGGATGTGTTGGCAATTAAATCATTAAAGGCATTAAAGCAAAGCGGATTAAAACGTCTAGTCGTAGCTGGTGGGGTGGGGGCAAATTGTCTTTTGCGTACTCATCTGGTTACAGAGGCCAGCAAAATGGGGGCGACCGTCTACTTTCCACCCATTGATTTATGCACAGATAATGGCGCTATGATTGCTTTTGCTGCCGCGATGCGTGTTAAACACGGTATTCAAACGGTAGATCATAATGCGAGCTTTAAGGTACAGCCTCGATGGGATCTAGAGGCTGTGGCTATTTAA
- the plsY gene encoding glycerol-3-phosphate 1-O-acyltransferase PlsY, with protein MLLILAFGLIGLAYGLGSLPFAVIVSKGMGLADPRTFGSNNPGATNVLRSGNKKAAILTLIGDLLKGTVAVWIAQWLSIKYGLPSLVTAACAIAVFLGHVFPFTLGFKGGKGVATAIGILIAIQPLLALACALTWIAVAYFTRYSSLSAIIAALLAPAYYGLGAGNLWPMDKATALSVGLLSLLLLWRHQTNISRLLQGKESRIGQKK; from the coding sequence ATGCTTCTGATTCTTGCATTTGGACTTATTGGTTTAGCCTATGGACTCGGCTCTTTGCCTTTTGCCGTCATCGTCAGTAAGGGCATGGGTTTAGCTGATCCACGCACTTTTGGCTCAAATAATCCGGGTGCGACCAATGTCTTACGCTCTGGCAATAAAAAAGCAGCCATTCTCACATTAATAGGTGATTTATTAAAAGGGACGGTCGCCGTGTGGATTGCACAATGGCTAAGCATCAAGTATGGCTTGCCGTCTCTAGTAACGGCAGCATGTGCCATTGCCGTTTTTTTAGGTCATGTTTTCCCTTTTACCCTTGGATTCAAGGGCGGCAAAGGGGTTGCTACTGCTATCGGCATTTTAATCGCTATACAGCCGCTGTTAGCCTTGGCTTGTGCCTTAACTTGGATCGCAGTGGCCTACTTTACGCGTTACTCCTCTTTGTCTGCTATTATCGCCGCCCTTTTAGCTCCTGCTTATTATGGTTTAGGGGCTGGAAATTTATGGCCTATGGACAAAGCCACAGCGCTAAGCGTAGGTTTACTCAGCCTTTTATTATTATGGCGTCATCAGACCAATATCAGTCGCTTACTACAAGGTAAAGAAAGTCGTATTGGCCAGAAAAAATAA